One Oryctolagus cuniculus chromosome 7, mOryCun1.1, whole genome shotgun sequence genomic window, GAAGGTGGAGCCCTGAGGAGGAGAGGGGTCACAGCCTGCAGCTGGGGCCTGGTGTCCGCAGTGGGGACgtcttgaggaacagtgcttgAAGCCTGCGGGGTTCGTGTCGGGGGTGAGGGGTGGAATGTCAGAACCGTGCTGGATTTCAGGACCCCCAGTTGGCAGCTACTGGAGACTTGCTGGGGCGGGAAGTCACTCGGGGTTCTGCAGGTGTTAAGAGTGTTCTGTgttggggcccatgttgtgggtagcgcattaagctgccacctgtgactctggcatcccatgtgggcctaggctcgaatcccagctgctccacttccaatccagtggatgaagatctccaGCTGTTCCTTTatctctgttcctttctctctttcaaataaataaataaatctttttaaaagatacatttatttatttgaaaggcagagttatagagaggcagaggcagagtgagaggtcgtccatcctctggttcactccccaaatggccacaactgccagagctgcgccaatctgaagccaggagcttcttctgggtctcccacatgggtgcaggggcccaagcacttgggccatcttctactactttcccaggccatagcagagagctggatcggaagtggagcagctgggactgaaattggcatccaaatgggatgccagcactgcaggtggtgactttacctgcagtgccacagcactggcctcaataaatatatcttaaaaaaaaaaaaaaaagcattctgtgCTGAGTGTGAATGGAGAGAAACAAACTGCACTTGTTTCTTTACAACCCCTTTGCAGGTCTTTTATTCAGTGAGGCTGGGTCTCTACATTTATGCCCAAGTACTtcatatattatttatgtatttgagaggcagagagttcactcctcaaatgctgcagTGTACCCCCAGCGGGGGACAAGACTGGGAGCAGGGacttcagtccaggtctcccacgtggatggcagggactcgatcacttgagctatcacctgctgcctcccagggtttgtgttagcaggaatgctggacccaggagcggagctgggaccgGAACCCAGCAACTTCCTGGTGTGGGGCCccattgtcttaactgctaggccgaaCACTTGCTCCCCACtttctaaagcaattttaaatggAATCTTTCTCATTATATGGTCTAACTGGCTAACATTCTTTTActaaaagctattgatttttgtgtacaaATATTGTAACCACACATCTGATGATTTATATTAGTTTTTTGTCGGGGAGGGTTTAGAAATACAGACTATTGAATGAGAGCGCTGAGTCAGACGGTCCGGTTCAAAGAATGCAGGTCCCAGGGTCTGGTTTGCTGTCTTCGGTTGGTTATTTAACCTTTCTGAGCCTCCGTTTTCTTTGCTGTAAAATGGACTCATTGCAGTACCATTTGCATTCGATTGGTGGCGCATTTATTCAAGCCCATATTAACTGAGCGCCAACTGTGTCCTGTCGCTGACCTAGCCTTCGGGTTGTGGTGGTGAacaaccgtgtgtgtgtgtgtgtgtgtgtgtgtgtgcatgccggGCGTTCTCCCAGGCGTTGGGATTACAGTGCTCATGGAGCCTTTCCTTCTGGTGGGTTGTGAGGACCAAATGAAATTGAGTGCATCATGTGGCATAGAGCCTGGGATCATGCAATTGGGAGTGGTTACGCCAGCCGTCCTTGCCTTCACTGACAGTCGCTTGCTTATAgtatcctattttattttattttattttattttaaaaaagatttatttatggctggcgccgcggctcactaggctaatcctccgcctagcggcgccggcacaccgggttctagtcccggtcggggcgccggattctgtcccggttgcccctcttccaggccagccctctgctgtggccagggagtgcagtggaggatggcccaggtgcctgggctctgcaccccatgggagaccaggaaaaagcacctggctcctggctcctgccatcggaacagcgcggtgcgccggccgcagcacgccggccgcggcggccattggagggtgaaccaacggcaaaggaagacctttctctctgtctctctctctcactgtccactctgcctgtcaaaaaaaaaaaagatttatttatttatttgaaaggcagagtttgagagagagagagagagagagagagagagagaaagggagagagagggggagagacagagacggaagtttcccatctgcttgttcgctTCCCTAATGCCagcaacagcaggaactgggacAGGATGAAGCCCAGAGCAAgagactcaacccaggtctcccgtgtgggtggcagggacctaactgagccattgcctgctacctcccacggtgcacattagctggaagctgcagttgggagccaaaccaggactggaacccaggtactctgatccaAGTGATGCCTCAGCCACTCGGCCAAACGCTCGCCCCCGAGCTAACCCCGCCCTTCCTTTTGGTGTCTCCTCAGGATGTGGGCTCCCTGGATGAGAAGATGAAGAGCTTGGATGTGAACCAGGACTCGGAGCTCAAGTTCAGCGAGTACTGGAGACTGATTGGGGAGCTGGCGAAGGAAATGAGGAAGGAGAAGGCTctggagatccggaagaagtaGAGCTGGCTGTCCGGGACGGGCGTGGGCAGGCAGGACCTCGATGCCCCCAATAAAGCTTCTCCCTTGGAACACACCCCACCCTGATGTCTTCTCTTGAGACCAGGGGGTGGGAAAGCTCTGCCTGGACCCCAGGCTGGGTTTGAAAACGATGAGCTCACGTCCTGCAGCAtcttgcacatagtaggtgttcagtaaataAATGGTTGATGAATGAATAcatgagaagtagagacagaccTGGGGCAGTGATGTGGCTCCTGCCCTGCAAGGGGCCTCTGGGTGTCAACCACACAGGCTTGGCTCCCtctttcctggttcctggggtTTTTCCACTGGGTGCTAATGATAGCGGCAGTGTTAAACCCTTGACCCGTGGTATTTTAGTTAATTCTGTGAGCCCTTTGAGGTGAGTACCATTTTTAAGTCtggttttacagatgaggaaacaaacaaaaatgagaaatagaTTTTCGAGAGGTCACAAAGACAGGACTGGGTGGACCTGGGCTGACATGCCAGAGCCCCGGAGCCGGGATTCCCTGGGAGCctctccccccccgccccgcccccagagcaGTGGGCAGAGAGGCGCAGGGCGGGAGGCTCTGCTCAGGCACTGTGGGTGTGGTGCTGCGGGGAGCAGAGCTATGGGCCGGGGGCTGCCCTCCCTGTTCTTCCTGGATCCAGGACTTGTGGTTTGCACCTCCCGCCACCAGGGAGCACAGGGGCGgggctgctggccagggctggcactgctgtGCCCACAGCTGTCCATAGCGGGGCAGCTCATGGAGGCTGAGACAAGCTCCCATTGCTCACCGGGCAAGGATCCCACATGGACGGTCGCCTCCCATCTAAGAGCTCCTAGACAGAGACGTCAGAGGCCCCTCACCCCAACccccagggcacacacacacaatgacagTCACTACAAGGGACCCCAGGCCGAGGCAGTCACAGAAGTCCTCCGATGGAGAGACCCTCAGAAGGGTCCCCGGACAGAAGCCCTGCAGGGGACCTCTTGGAAGGAGACCCTCTTGGAAAGCCCCCTCCATTGAAACACCACGGAGGGCCCCTGAGGAGTCCTGGGAGGTGGCGCAGGGACGGCTATTGGGAAATAAGTCCGGATTTCAGAGTTTAGAAAACAGCCCTGGGGAACTCGTGACGTCAGGATCCAGGCCCCTGAGGGCCACTTGGGTTGGTCCCAGTCCCTGGACCCGCGGTGAGGACCCCCTGGGATGTCGTCCTGGGTAGGGACTTAGGGGTGGTGTTGCTGTGGGGCTGCCTGTGGGATTCTGAGGGAAGTGAGTGCCAAGTCTCGGCCTGGCTCCGGCTACCAGGCTGcccttcctgggctccctcctcctgccctccccgtTTTTCTCTCGGCCACCTGGACTGGCACAGGCTGGACTTGGATCTGTGCGGGCTGGAGTGTCACCATCCAACTGCCCAGCTTGGgaagagtgagtgtgtgtgtgtgtgagagagacttgGAAGGCTCCAGAGGGCCGCTGGGGACCTCTTTCCTGCCCCTCACAGCCTCCGTCCTACAAGACTCACCTTAGCCCCTCTTCTTTCTTGGGTACTGACTCAGGCTGGCTCCGCTTCCCAGCCCGCAAGGCCCCCAGGCGGATCCCATGGATCCCATAGCGTCTCcaagcctccttccctccctccccagccttttTGCTGATCCCAGGCCAGGGGCATCCCAGACCCAGCCCTTCATGCTCCCTCCTCCTGCCAGGGGTGGGGACAGGCCCTGGAACCTCTCTGGCCAGTGAGGGGTGGGGCTCCCACAGCTGGCTCACCGCCTGGgcggctgcaatggcaggggtgGCTCAGAGATgaggcccagccccctgcctcccctcccttcccccaggtATAAGAGCTGAGCTCAGGTGAGCTGGCTCCTCCCGTCCCGTCTCAACGGCTGCCAGCAGGTAAGGAGGCCTGAGGTTTTCACTCAGAAGGGCTGCCCCTGTCCCGGGAGCACATCGAGCCTCTCCTACCCTTGGCTGCCCCCGGGAGAGCTGGGGACCGGGCTCCTGGAGGGTGGGTGCGGAGGGAGCGTGTTTCAAATACAGGTGGGTTGTTGGCAAAAGTGGAAACAGcgaggccagggtggggcctgggggatTCCCTCTAAATGGGTTCGCCTGGGCGCTGTGCCTTTACGTCCTGGAGCCCGGGCAGGGGCTGAGCCTGTGTGGAGTGCTGTCTGAGCCTCTGGGTGAGGTGCCCCCCCTCACCTGAGGCCCCCCCCTCCTCTAGGCAGATCATGAGCCATCAGCTCCTCTGGGGCACTCTGTAGGACAGCAGAACTCTCCAAGGGACCCAGCGCAGTGGGCACCATGGGCCAGTGCCGGTCAGCCAATGCCGAGGTAGGCCTGCTCACTCCCAGCCTTCCTcttcctgcactgccctcctgcctcctgcctccactGACTTCTGCCCCTTCCTCCGGCCTTGCCCTGCACCCCAGCTCTGATGCCCACACAGGGTGATGCGGATGGAGTCCTCCTGGCACTTGCTGGAACCTGCCCTGCCTGGGGGGGCTGGGGTAGTGGGAGGAGAGCCTTGCCCAACCTCTGGCTTGGGGCAGAGGCTGCTGTGGCttggaggccggggtgggggtgggggagagtgttCTGGGCTCTGGAGTGGGCGGGCACCCCGCGTGCCTTCCAGCTATCTCCTGCCGTGCCAGGGAAGCAAGGTGTCCTAGGGTAAACTGGGTGATGTGCCCTGCCCTCAGGATGCCCAGGAATTCAGTGACGTGGAGAGGGCCATCGAGACCCTCATCAAGAACTTCCACCAGTACTCcgtggagggtgggaaggagacaCTGACCCCCTCCGAGCTCCGGGACCTGGTCACCCAGCAGCTGCCCCACCTCATGCCGGTACTGAGGGACTGGACCCTTGCCCCAAGCCACTGCCCAAGACCCCACCCACACAGGCACTGAGGTCCTGGGCCAGCCCCTGGGGAAGGGTGGGGCCGGTGGATCTGCAGGTGCTGCCTGGCTGAGCTGTGATGTCTTCCCTCCCCAGAGCAACTGTGGGCTGGAAGAGAAGATTGCCAACCTGGGCAACTGTAACGATGCCAAACTGGAGTTCGGGAGTTTCTGGGAGCTGATTGGCGAAGCCGCCAAGAGCGTGAAGCAGGAGAGCCCCGTCCCTGGGAGTTGAGGCTATccccctggggtgcctggggggTGTTGGGAAGAGGGGACCTCGAGACTGTGAGCCTGGGAATAAAACTTCTCTCCACCACCACCCTgttccccagcctgcagcgcctcTCACCTCTGCCAGGTGTGGCTCCGCAGCAGTCTACCCCAGGAGCTCTGTGCTCTTCCCCCTGGGTGCTCCGTGGGGTGTCCACTGGCGGGAGGCatggctgtgggctggggctggagatgGGGGGACCTTGGAGGGTGGAGAGGAGAGGGCTGCGGGACATAGtttggaggcaggggctggggctgcggctggAAAGATGGTACTGAAAAGGGTCTTTGGGAACCAACCCTCCCAACCTCTTCCCTTCCTGTCTGTCCAGTGCTGTCCCTGtctgcctccagccctgcccccacttcctcccagggctCCATCCCTGGGCCGGGGCAGGGGAAATGGGGAGCAGGATGGGAGGAGAGGATGAGGAGGGAGTGCCTTTGGGGTGAGAGGACTGGCTGGGTGCTTGGACATTTACGGAATGATGGTTGTTTTATATCATTTgattaataaaaaaatagaaaaattaacaaatgttgtcttttttttaagatttattttatttatttggaagggttacaaagagacagagaggtctatccgctggttcacttcccaaatggccgcaatggctggagctgaaccgacccaaagccaggagccaggagcttcttctgggtctcccacatgggagcaggggcccaaggacctgggtcatcctctgatgctttcccagatgcattagcagggagctggattggaagtggagcagccaggattcaaaccagcacccttatgggatgctggcactgcaggctggggctttaactcgctgcaccacagagctggtcccacaAATGCTGATTGGATGCTTCTTCCTCCAGACTCCACAGACGAGAGGGTGGCAGTGGTTTTTAGGGGCAGTGAATTAGGACTCACTTTTCACCTGTATCTGGGTTGGGGATGGTACCAGGCCTCACAGGTGGCAGAACCAGTCCTGTCCAAGGCATGGGCTGCTCTCAGCCACAGGGCTGGTCCTCTGGCAAGAACTGAGGCCTAGGGGACACACCTGGGAAGGACATGAACCCAGGTGTCTTggcctgggtttgcatcccagctctgccacttacgtGTCTTTGAGACTCTGGGCGTGCCCTAGGGtaccagtttcctcatctgtgaaatggggatatgAAGGGACTTCCTCACAGGCTGGTTAGGAGGATGAGCATGGGGCACCCTGCCCTGTGAAGAACTTAGAGAGTCTGACACACAGCTGATGCCTGTGAGTGGGGGCCAGGGAGCCCCTACTCTGGGGTCAGGGCTGCCCCAGGACAGCGGGAGGCGGAGCTGCCAGTCTCCTGGGGTACCTAGGGAAAGGGTTCCCAGAGGAGTCCTCCTTTGCGCCTGGGAGGTCTTTGTGATGGGGGTGTGTATCAGGAGAGTTTTCTGTTGGACTGGACTggagatgggagaccaggaagccaGCCTCTGGGCGCTGATGACCGCCTCTGACCTGAGCCCACGGAAATCAGGCACTGCTCCTGAAATCCCAACAATGGGGAAGTTTCTGTGGCCAGTTAGGGCTGGCCTGGAATGCTAACTGCACTTGTCTGTTACCTGGCTCTCAGGGATCCAGGTGAGAAGGGCaggtgacaggtgacaggtgacagTGCTTCCCGTCCCCTCTGCACCTGGTTGCTTCTGCTCCTGCCCTGCAGAGCAAggagggtggggttgggggagtgCCAGCTTCCACCACTccctctggggtgggggtagagggGTGTGATAAAAGGTGTGTATCCCTTTAACAAGGGCCCAACCCCAGGGCCAAGTCAAGAGGGAGCTCAGTCACTATCTCCCCACCGAGCCAGctcagccaggcagggctggggagggagtgggacagattctgggagtgcagtggggaggAGTCCTGGCTGGGCTGAGCTCGGGGAGCTGCTTGGCAGTgtcagagcccaggccccagagccCTGCTGGAGAGGAGGTGGACAGAGGAGGCAGGTGAGCaccccaggcctgccctgggaGGGACCCCGCGGgcttgggaggccaggagaagtgaCAGTGAGGGGTTCTGGGGAGAGGGGCCTGGCCGAGGCCCGGCAGGAAGGTTTTGTTAATTATTAACTTTCCTCCAAGGCCACTCTGGGAATGGGGAGTCCCGGGGGCTGGCAGAGGCCTTCCAAGGAGTGAATAGGGTGGCAAGACCCCCTCTCGGGGCCAGCAACCGCCTGGGCTCCTCTCCAGGGGCTAGGCCACTGGGCAGAGCGTTTGGGAGCTCTGCCCGCAGCGGCTCCGTCCTCCCCAGACAGAAATGGGCAAACGCACACCGGTGGGGGGCTGAGGGGTAGCCAGGCCTTGCCGCAGGCCTCACCGTGCCCTGGGAGAGGTGATGGGGCCCGGGAGGGCCCAGGGAGGCCGAGAACGCGGGCagcgggggcaggggctgaggcGGCCTCTCTTCCACCCCGCGCCCTGGGCAGGTCCCGGAAGCGGGCCCCATTGTGCTCCCGGAGCTGTTCCTTGGGAGGGACCTGGGTGAGGCCCTGGGGAAGCCTGGGAGCTCCccaggagagggtgagggagaggggcgGAATCTCCAGCCCTGCAGCTTCTCCAGCTTACGATCCAGGCAGGTCGTGGCTTGAAGCCTTGATTGGCAGAGGCACCAGGTGTTAGgaggctgcccctgccctgcaggttgtgggggtgagggcagggggGCTGGCGAGCCGGCTGCAGCCTTTCCCCACCCACTAGTAAAGTGCTCTGTGCTGGTGAGGCCAGGGGagccatgtgtctgtgtgtctgctccCAACTTCTCCGACTTCACTGGTCTCAGAGAACTTTTCTGAGGATCTGGCTTCTTGATACAAAagcagcagggggtgggaggtAGCTGGCTTATCCAGGGGTGGCAGCGTGTcttgctatgtgtgtgtgtgagaattaGATGCAGGGAGCCCtgtgaggcagggagggctgaggcaggtgcacctgtgtgaACCCTGAGCCTCGTTCAAGTGGAAAGAAAGGTTGAGAGGGAGCAGGGTGCAGGGCTGCGGAGACTGGGGAGATGGGTTTGGAACAATCTTGCAAATCGAGACAGCAGTGCCAGCCCAGCTGGGATTGAGCCTCTGTGTATATCgaaggcagctgggacacacgAGTGGGTCAAGAGGGAATgactggccggtgccgtggctcaataggctaatcctccgccttgcggcgccagcacactgggttctagtcccggtcggggcgccggattctgtcctggttgcccctcttccaggccagctctctgctatggccccgggagtgcagtggaggatggcccaagtgcttgggccctgcacccgcatgggagaccaggagaagcacctggctcctggcttcggatcagcacgatgcgctggctgcagggcgccgt contains:
- the S100A14 gene encoding protein S100-A14, with product MGQCRSANAEDAQEFSDVERAIETLIKNFHQYSVEGGKETLTPSELRDLVTQQLPHLMPSNCGLEEKIANLGNCNDAKLEFGSFWELIGEAAKSVKQESPVPGS